Proteins co-encoded in one Actinobacillus succinogenes 130Z genomic window:
- the gnd gene encoding decarboxylating NADP(+)-dependent phosphogluconate dehydrogenase, producing MSEKGDIGVIGLAVMGQNLILNMNDNGFKVVAFNRTTSKVDEFLQGAAKGTNIIGAYSLEDLAAKLEKPRKVMLMVRAGDVVDHFIDALLPHLEAGDIIIDGGNSNYPDTNRRTQALAEKGVRFIGTGVSGGEEGARHGPSIMPGGNPEAWPYVKPILQAISAKTDKGEPCCDWVGKEGAGHFVKMVHNGIEYGDMQLICEAYQFLKEGLGLSYEEMHEIFKQWKTTELDSYLVDITTDILAYKDTDGQPLVEKILDTAGQKGTGKWTGINALDFGIPLTLITESVFARCVSSFKQQRVEASKLFNKTVSPVEGDKKVWIEAVRKALLASKIISYAQGFMLIREASEQFDWNINYGATALLWREGCIIRSAFLGNIRDAYEANPDLVFLGSDPYFKGILENAMADWRKVVAKSVEVGIPMPCMASAITFLDGYTSERVPANLLQAQRDYFGAHTYERTDKPRGEFFHTNWTGRGGNTASTTYDV from the coding sequence ATGTCAGAAAAAGGCGACATCGGCGTTATCGGCTTAGCGGTAATGGGTCAGAACTTAATTTTAAATATGAACGACAACGGCTTTAAAGTCGTGGCGTTCAACCGTACCACCTCAAAAGTGGATGAATTTTTACAAGGTGCGGCGAAAGGCACAAACATTATCGGTGCTTATTCTCTGGAAGATTTAGCCGCGAAATTGGAAAAACCGCGCAAAGTAATGTTAATGGTGCGTGCCGGTGATGTGGTGGATCATTTTATCGATGCTTTATTACCGCATTTGGAAGCGGGCGACATCATTATCGACGGCGGTAACTCGAATTATCCGGATACTAACCGCCGCACACAAGCGTTGGCGGAAAAAGGTGTTCGCTTTATCGGCACCGGCGTTTCCGGCGGTGAAGAAGGCGCGCGTCACGGACCTTCCATCATGCCGGGCGGTAATCCTGAAGCCTGGCCTTATGTGAAACCTATTTTGCAAGCGATTTCCGCCAAAACGGACAAAGGCGAACCTTGCTGCGATTGGGTGGGCAAAGAAGGCGCCGGTCACTTCGTGAAAATGGTACATAACGGTATCGAATACGGCGATATGCAGCTCATCTGCGAAGCTTACCAATTCTTAAAAGAAGGTTTGGGTTTAAGTTACGAAGAAATGCATGAAATCTTCAAACAATGGAAAACAACCGAACTCGACAGCTATCTGGTGGACATTACCACCGATATTTTGGCATACAAAGATACGGACGGTCAGCCGCTGGTGGAAAAAATCTTAGACACCGCCGGGCAAAAAGGTACCGGTAAATGGACGGGGATCAACGCGCTAGACTTCGGTATTCCGTTGACATTGATTACCGAATCCGTATTCGCCCGTTGCGTATCTTCATTCAAACAACAACGAGTCGAAGCGTCAAAATTATTCAACAAAACCGTTTCGCCGGTTGAAGGCGATAAAAAAGTGTGGATTGAAGCGGTACGCAAAGCCTTGCTCGCCTCCAAAATCATTTCCTACGCCCAAGGCTTCATGTTAATCCGTGAAGCATCCGAGCAATTCGACTGGAACATCAACTACGGCGCGACCGCTCTTTTATGGCGCGAAGGCTGTATCATCCGCAGTGCATTTTTAGGCAACATTCGCGATGCTTATGAAGCGAACCCGGATTTAGTGTTCCTAGGTTCCGACCCGTATTTCAAAGGCATTTTAGAAAATGCTATGGCGGATTGGCGTAAAGTGGTGGCGAAGTCCGTCGAAGTGGGCATTCCGATGCCTTGTATGGCAAGCGCGATTACTTTCTTAGACGGTTACACTTCCGAACGCGTGCCGGCGAATTTATTGCAAGCGCAACGCGACTACTTCGGCGCACACACTTACGAACGCACCGACAAACCGCGCGGCGAATTCTTCCACACTAACTGGACGGGTCGCGGCGGTAACACGGCTTCCACCACTTATGATGTGTAG
- the araD gene encoding L-ribulose-5-phosphate 4-epimerase, producing the protein MLKELRERVLQANLELPKHKLITFTWGNVSEIDREKGLVAIKPSGVDYDVMTVDDIVIVDLEGNHVWGDKKPSSDTATHLELYRQFPEIGGIVHTHSRHATAWAQAGEDLIALGTTHGDYFYGAIPCTRKMTPEEIAGEYELETGKVIVETFRTRNINPQDIPAVLVNSHGPFVWGKDGFNAVHNSVVLEEIAYMNAFSKLIRPNVQPMQQELLDKHYLRKHGKNAYYGQ; encoded by the coding sequence ATGTTAAAAGAGTTAAGAGAACGAGTGCTACAGGCTAATCTTGAGTTGCCGAAACACAAATTAATTACCTTTACCTGGGGTAACGTCAGTGAAATCGATCGCGAAAAAGGCTTGGTCGCTATTAAACCTTCCGGTGTAGATTATGATGTGATGACGGTGGACGACATCGTGATTGTGGATTTAGAGGGCAATCACGTGTGGGGTGATAAGAAACCTTCGTCGGATACGGCGACACATCTGGAACTTTATCGCCAATTTCCTGAAATCGGCGGTATCGTGCATACTCATTCCCGTCATGCTACCGCTTGGGCGCAGGCGGGCGAAGATTTGATCGCATTAGGCACGACTCACGGCGACTATTTCTACGGTGCCATTCCCTGTACCCGTAAAATGACGCCGGAAGAAATTGCCGGCGAATACGAACTGGAAACCGGCAAAGTGATTGTGGAAACTTTCCGCACTCGCAACATTAATCCGCAGGATATTCCGGCGGTATTGGTAAATTCCCACGGTCCGTTCGTATGGGGTAAAGACGGTTTCAACGCGGTACATAATTCGGTAGTGCTGGAAGAGATTGCGTACATGAACGCATTCAGCAAATTAATCCGTCCGAACGTTCAGCCGATGCAACAGGAATTGCTCGATAAACATTACCTGCGCAAACACGGTAAAAATGCTTATTACGGTCAGTAA